A genomic stretch from Edaphobacter aggregans includes:
- a CDS encoding DUF6094 domain-containing protein — MRNAGRLKLGYYPLPTEEGHWLRRLLQSTEPFSAIDPCVGMGAALHLITADLPCRRYGVELDAERALAASRSGIETVQGDLFDAHAKVESFSLLYLNPPYDSEIGTLNNQRMELLFLEHTYRWLVHSGVLLFVVPEKRLSVCIPLLAANFTGFRLFRLNDPESIRFEQVVLAAVRKPMRGDAMEANRSVLQRLIFNTEPLNLEDEHEPYYLPATPPAAIAYRGLPFDAIEDLIPNSPAWKQVAPFLLPKEEMASGRPITPLHAGHVGLLCTAGLLNGVFGEGADRHIARWRSVKHTTISKEKEDNVEIIRKRERFSNELSLVYQDGRTLVLTESAKTVEAEDAECTPTAGAA, encoded by the coding sequence ATGCGCAATGCGGGCAGGCTTAAGCTCGGTTATTATCCGCTGCCTACAGAAGAAGGCCACTGGCTGCGGCGGCTTCTCCAAAGCACGGAACCCTTCAGTGCAATCGACCCTTGTGTCGGAATGGGGGCAGCTCTGCATCTCATTACCGCTGATCTTCCATGTCGACGTTATGGCGTCGAACTCGATGCGGAGCGGGCGCTCGCCGCTTCCCGGTCGGGGATCGAGACGGTACAGGGAGACCTCTTCGACGCACATGCCAAGGTAGAGTCGTTCTCTCTCTTGTACCTTAATCCCCCATATGACTCAGAAATAGGGACGCTCAACAACCAGCGCATGGAGCTGCTCTTTCTCGAGCACACCTACCGTTGGCTTGTGCACAGCGGGGTCCTCTTGTTTGTAGTGCCGGAGAAGCGGCTTTCGGTGTGCATTCCGCTGTTGGCAGCGAACTTCACCGGTTTTCGTTTGTTCCGGCTCAACGATCCCGAATCCATCCGCTTCGAACAGGTCGTGCTTGCGGCGGTACGAAAGCCGATGCGGGGGGATGCGATGGAAGCGAATCGCTCTGTGCTGCAACGACTGATCTTCAATACGGAGCCTCTCAATCTGGAAGACGAGCATGAACCGTACTACTTACCCGCAACGCCACCTGCGGCCATTGCTTACCGTGGACTTCCCTTCGACGCGATCGAAGACCTGATTCCCAACTCGCCCGCATGGAAGCAGGTTGCGCCTTTTCTGTTGCCGAAAGAAGAGATGGCTTCCGGCCGGCCGATCACACCCCTGCACGCGGGCCACGTCGGCCTGCTCTGCACGGCAGGTTTGCTCAACGGAGTCTTCGGTGAGGGAGCGGATCGTCACATCGCACGGTGGCGGTCGGTGAAGCACACCACCATCAGCAAGGAGAAGGAAGACAACGTAGAGATCATCCGCAAGCGCGAGCGTTTCTCGAACGAACTTTCCCTCGTTTACCAGGACGGACGAACCCTCGTCCTCACCGAGTCTGCAAAGACAGTGGAGGCAGAAGATGCAGAATGCACACCTACGGCTGGGGCAGCTTGA
- a CDS encoding AAA family ATPase, with protein MADEIGAFTWTSFYQELADKLVLYRDRQEELISILETLRGKKLTITPFEDKDETGRRFALTIIDPFTFFGTFNRRIETNTRVAILRELKSIFDLSADAPSDFTGIPVLDPRNSWFLVWSHLRKATDVPQLWDVFDKALLPNAMQNIEFARGFDAAVQIRNVDINLTMGLFWIRPFTFLSFDSNNRKFLNIKLPREGLSFEFYRTTLERIKAERDEDFPHISRSAWLAGNEPVVGTTHGTPSVAKPKTAVPIQGASQYSVAAMLAEGVFLDARRIEEALHRWKTKKNLILQGPPGVGKTFVAAKLAYALLEERKSSRVEVVQFHPSFAYEDFVRGYRPTVEAGKFELMDGPLRKICKRADNDPEQKYVLLIDEINRANLSQVFGELLMLLESDKRGANYSVTPLYPAQEEEKFHVPENLFFIGTMNIADRSLALVDFALRRRFAFLTLEPNYGLPFRTWLEERGMNSLLTEKIVQRMTALNSQISNDSFLGSAYQVGHSFFCPPGDDFSELGDQWYREVIETEIEPLLQEYWFDKRENAKSATDALLA; from the coding sequence ATGGCGGACGAAATCGGAGCATTTACGTGGACATCCTTTTATCAGGAGCTTGCGGACAAACTGGTACTGTACCGCGATCGCCAGGAAGAACTCATTTCTATTCTGGAAACGCTGCGAGGCAAGAAATTAACGATTACTCCCTTCGAGGACAAAGATGAGACCGGTCGCCGTTTCGCGCTGACCATTATCGACCCCTTTACATTCTTCGGGACATTCAACCGTCGGATTGAAACCAACACACGGGTTGCGATTCTGCGAGAACTAAAGTCTATTTTCGACCTGTCCGCTGACGCGCCCTCCGACTTCACCGGAATCCCGGTATTGGACCCGCGCAATTCCTGGTTCTTGGTATGGAGTCACCTCCGAAAAGCTACAGATGTGCCGCAATTATGGGATGTGTTCGATAAGGCGCTTCTTCCAAACGCAATGCAAAATATTGAATTTGCCCGCGGATTCGATGCAGCAGTTCAAATCCGAAACGTCGATATAAACCTAACAATGGGTTTGTTTTGGATTCGGCCATTTACCTTTCTCAGTTTCGACAGCAATAACCGCAAATTCTTAAACATCAAGCTTCCGAGGGAAGGTTTGTCCTTCGAGTTCTACCGTACGACGTTGGAAAGAATCAAAGCAGAACGGGACGAGGACTTTCCTCACATCTCCCGCTCAGCATGGCTCGCCGGCAATGAGCCGGTAGTTGGCACCACCCACGGGACACCCAGCGTTGCGAAGCCGAAAACAGCTGTACCCATTCAAGGCGCCTCCCAATACTCGGTGGCGGCCATGTTGGCGGAGGGCGTCTTCTTGGATGCACGTAGGATCGAAGAAGCGCTCCACCGTTGGAAGACTAAAAAAAACCTGATCCTGCAGGGGCCACCCGGTGTGGGGAAGACATTTGTGGCCGCGAAATTGGCCTACGCGCTTCTTGAAGAGCGGAAATCGTCCCGAGTGGAGGTGGTCCAATTCCATCCCTCATTCGCCTATGAAGATTTTGTTCGTGGATATCGTCCAACAGTTGAGGCGGGCAAATTCGAACTGATGGACGGTCCTCTACGTAAGATTTGCAAGCGAGCTGATAACGATCCTGAACAAAAGTATGTGCTGCTAATCGATGAGATCAACCGTGCCAATCTCTCGCAGGTCTTCGGTGAGCTATTGATGCTGCTGGAGAGTGACAAGCGTGGTGCGAACTACTCTGTTACTCCCCTCTATCCTGCCCAAGAGGAAGAAAAGTTTCATGTCCCCGAGAATCTCTTTTTCATCGGAACAATGAACATCGCGGACCGTTCCCTCGCGCTGGTCGACTTTGCTCTGCGACGCCGGTTTGCCTTTCTCACCCTTGAGCCGAACTACGGATTGCCCTTTCGTACGTGGCTTGAGGAGCGCGGCATGAACAGTTTGCTCACAGAGAAGATCGTGCAGCGGATGACCGCACTCAACAGCCAGATCAGCAATGACTCTTTTCTTGGATCCGCGTACCAGGTCGGCCATAGTTTCTTTTGTCCTCCAGGTGATGATTTCTCAGAACTTGGCGACCAGTGGTACAGAGAAGTAATCGAGACGGAGATCGAGCCACTCTTACAGGAGTACTGGTTTGACAAGCGCGAGAACGCCAAATCGGCAACAGATGCTCTATTAGCGTGA
- a CDS encoding 5-methylcytosine restriction system specificity protein McrC has translation MDIATGIPVRNAWYLLLYAWDLAMWRDNWNAESEEAPHLLGLLAKVLARNAHALLRHQLRRSFVRTSAPLRGIRGRIDFAASLKHQSFERGRVDCIFPELSIDTVPNRILRSTMSRLASEPALRSHNPKLDEQLRHELRSLVRMMDGVRIISVTVRDFASIQLGRNDRDYAVPIAVCRLIHALRLPTEKSGDAALAALLRDEIKFHDLFERFVRNFYALHLNEYYRVKRETLKWFDELGSELVPEMRTDMTIVERAPPWRRTIIDTKYSIAALSKHPHGDQKFKSQNLYQIYTYLRTQENLSDAHRCAGGLLLYPTNGYDVRGAMLVQGHRVAVATVNLGQPWQNIEHQLLSLIG, from the coding sequence ATGGACATCGCCACCGGCATTCCTGTTCGAAATGCCTGGTATCTTCTCCTCTACGCGTGGGACTTGGCAATGTGGCGTGATAACTGGAATGCCGAGTCGGAGGAGGCGCCACATCTACTTGGGCTACTTGCTAAGGTTTTAGCCAGGAACGCTCATGCTCTGCTGCGTCACCAGCTTCGCAGGTCATTCGTTCGGACATCTGCTCCCCTCCGTGGAATCCGCGGACGAATCGATTTCGCTGCCAGCCTGAAGCATCAGTCTTTCGAACGCGGGCGGGTAGATTGCATCTTTCCCGAGTTAAGCATCGATACAGTGCCTAACAGGATTCTCCGGTCGACAATGTCTCGTCTCGCTTCGGAGCCGGCGCTCAGATCCCACAATCCCAAACTTGATGAGCAACTTCGCCACGAGCTCCGCAGCCTTGTACGAATGATGGATGGGGTACGGATAATTTCTGTAACTGTTCGCGATTTTGCAAGCATACAGCTCGGCCGAAACGATAGAGACTATGCCGTTCCGATCGCGGTTTGCCGTCTAATCCACGCTTTGCGATTGCCTACGGAGAAATCAGGAGATGCAGCACTCGCTGCGCTCTTGCGCGACGAGATCAAGTTTCACGATCTTTTCGAGCGCTTCGTTCGCAATTTTTATGCACTCCATCTCAACGAATACTATCGCGTAAAAAGGGAAACACTGAAGTGGTTCGATGAGCTTGGTAGTGAGCTTGTCCCGGAAATGCGCACCGACATGACGATCGTGGAGAGGGCTCCGCCCTGGAGGCGCACGATCATCGACACAAAGTATTCAATTGCCGCGCTGTCAAAACATCCACACGGCGATCAAAAATTCAAGTCCCAGAATCTATACCAGATCTACACCTACTTACGGACCCAGGAGAACTTGAGTGATGCCCACCGGTGCGCTGGTGGATTGCTTTTATACCCCACTAATGGCTACGACGTTCGTGGTGCAATGCTGGTCCAAGGTCACCGTGTCGCTGTCGCAACAGTAAATCTCGGTCAGCCCTGGCAGAATATCGAACATCAATTGCTCAGTCTGATCGGTTGA
- a CDS encoding DEAD/DEAH box helicase, with amino-acid sequence METYFDYLRAMAHALGDRIVQTYPALQTPKDAPAVALKTLLRRPLPAQALAITGLAKYLKTSRSARIVAECGAGKTFMSLGTMHVHAGARPYTALVMCPPHIVHKWAREALLTVPHARAFIVEDLRNGGDPKNSHGIVEVKLDKGQTVVRGITTTLSKLRCMGRKGWREKCPQPAFFIMGKEKGKLGYFWKHAFAVAKSGPELGGLINPDTGHAVASKDGGYLSTLDLRDEKFNESYTAGKEGTTRFSPLWQADREKIQRMAPLEFVGRYMKGWWDYAVADELHQLAGDTAQGNGLGVLARCSEKLIALTGTLMGGYADDLYNIFYRMEPWQMVKAGYEAGSQGRRDFQEQYGVLETVEKVRQYDNACSKAQKRTVQVLRKPGASPLLFGKYLMESTAFITLEDISDQLPAYEETVLSVEMGETLAKAYGSIEADITEAMKAHRGNKSLMSVMLNTLLLYPDHPYGIGPIFGKTYDPKEGRMVPFFVTEPADLPEADTYAKEQCLIEDIREELRQGRRCQVYATFTGKHDVTGRLAQVLQQAGFWVAVLRSAVPTDKREAWYERQLRAGVEVVICHPRLVETGLDLLAFPTLYFYETGYSLHTLRQASRRSWRIGQKYPVRVKFLAYRSTMQETCVRHMGKKMLVALMMEGKFSGEGLQSLDANEDLLTAMARELVEEGGVGESADAVWKDLERERAKHAPPAVERPPVALDPTEAAIRQISAETAAPLGPQLVHSAPWPKQKENPIWPTGHMVGEQMRLFG; translated from the coding sequence GTGGAAACATATTTTGACTATCTACGCGCTATGGCGCATGCGCTCGGGGATCGTATCGTTCAAACTTACCCGGCATTACAGACGCCTAAAGACGCACCCGCAGTGGCGCTGAAAACATTGTTGCGCAGGCCTCTGCCGGCGCAGGCGCTGGCGATCACTGGCCTTGCAAAGTATCTCAAAACCTCACGATCCGCGCGGATCGTGGCTGAGTGCGGTGCAGGGAAGACCTTCATGTCGTTGGGCACGATGCATGTGCACGCCGGTGCGAGGCCATACACCGCTCTAGTGATGTGCCCGCCTCACATCGTACATAAGTGGGCGCGCGAAGCCCTGTTGACCGTGCCTCATGCCCGGGCGTTTATCGTCGAGGATCTGCGCAATGGTGGCGATCCGAAGAACAGCCACGGCATCGTTGAAGTGAAGCTCGATAAGGGACAGACTGTCGTTCGGGGTATCACGACCACGCTGTCAAAGCTCCGCTGCATGGGACGGAAGGGATGGAGGGAAAAGTGCCCGCAGCCCGCATTCTTCATTATGGGCAAGGAGAAGGGCAAACTCGGCTACTTCTGGAAGCACGCCTTTGCCGTAGCAAAGTCTGGACCGGAGTTGGGCGGGTTAATTAACCCCGATACAGGGCACGCCGTCGCGTCGAAGGATGGAGGTTACCTGAGCACCCTAGACCTGCGCGATGAGAAGTTCAACGAGAGTTACACGGCAGGAAAGGAAGGAACGACTCGTTTTTCACCCCTGTGGCAGGCAGATCGCGAGAAGATCCAGCGCATGGCTCCGCTCGAGTTCGTGGGCAGGTACATGAAGGGCTGGTGGGACTATGCGGTCGCCGATGAACTGCATCAGCTCGCGGGTGACACCGCCCAGGGTAATGGTCTCGGTGTCCTGGCTCGCTGCTCGGAAAAGCTGATTGCTCTTACCGGGACTCTTATGGGCGGCTACGCCGATGATCTCTACAACATCTTCTACCGCATGGAACCGTGGCAGATGGTGAAGGCGGGATACGAGGCTGGCAGTCAGGGGCGCCGGGACTTTCAGGAGCAGTATGGCGTACTGGAGACAGTCGAAAAAGTGCGGCAGTACGATAACGCCTGCTCGAAGGCACAGAAGCGGACTGTGCAGGTTCTCCGCAAGCCGGGGGCCTCGCCGCTTCTATTCGGCAAGTACCTGATGGAGTCGACGGCGTTCATTACGCTTGAGGACATCTCCGATCAGCTGCCGGCGTACGAGGAGACGGTTCTCTCGGTCGAGATGGGTGAGACCCTCGCGAAGGCGTACGGGTCGATCGAGGCCGACATCACCGAGGCGATGAAGGCGCATCGCGGCAACAAGAGCCTGATGAGCGTAATGCTCAACACGTTGTTGTTGTACCCCGACCATCCCTACGGTATCGGGCCGATCTTCGGGAAGACGTACGACCCGAAGGAAGGCCGCATGGTGCCATTCTTCGTCACCGAGCCAGCGGATCTTCCGGAGGCCGACACCTACGCCAAGGAACAGTGCCTCATCGAAGATATCCGGGAGGAGCTGCGGCAGGGCAGGCGGTGCCAGGTCTACGCGACATTCACCGGCAAGCACGATGTGACCGGTCGGCTGGCGCAAGTGCTTCAGCAGGCAGGTTTTTGGGTGGCTGTTCTTCGTTCTGCGGTTCCCACCGACAAGCGGGAGGCGTGGTATGAGCGACAGCTGCGGGCGGGCGTTGAGGTGGTCATCTGTCACCCTAGGTTGGTGGAAACCGGGCTCGATCTGCTTGCCTTTCCGACCCTCTACTTCTACGAAACGGGATACTCGCTCCACACGCTGCGGCAGGCAAGCCGCAGGTCGTGGCGGATCGGGCAGAAATACCCGGTTCGGGTAAAGTTCCTGGCTTACCGGTCTACGATGCAGGAGACCTGCGTCCGCCACATGGGCAAGAAGATGCTGGTCGCGCTCATGATGGAAGGGAAGTTCTCCGGCGAAGGGCTGCAATCGCTTGATGCCAACGAAGACCTGCTGACCGCCATGGCCCGCGAGCTCGTGGAAGAGGGAGGCGTCGGAGAATCGGCCGACGCGGTGTGGAAGGATTTGGAACGGGAACGGGCCAAGCACGCTCCGCCCGCAGTCGAAAGGCCTCCGGTAGCGCTGGATCCGACCGAAGCTGCGATACGGCAGATTTCGGCGGAGACCGCTGCGCCTCTGGGACCGCAGCTCGTCCACTCCGCACCATGGCCGAAACAGAAGGAGAATCCGATCTGGCCTACCGGACACATGGTAGGCGAACAGATGAGGCTCTTCGGCTGA
- a CDS encoding siphovirus Gp157 family protein, translating to MATSASPQGPVLPFALSHEKKAASGSIASDHSLLEIDRELDMLFDKMQDELEETGEASPESIERFHSFCDAYGEKVDRIGRFIRVMEARTAYCKAEAARLVARGKIAENKVEQTKLLILYYLQSREITRMEGKQFTLRCQKNSQDSVRISDPELIPLRLKRIEAHFDGGTWERIVAALPDELKSILNASVQDIIPMNDAIKQAFAQGDAVDGATVTRGHHVRVA from the coding sequence ATGGCTACATCTGCATCCCCGCAAGGGCCCGTGCTGCCGTTCGCGCTATCACACGAAAAGAAAGCTGCCTCAGGATCAATCGCCAGCGATCACTCACTCCTCGAAATTGATCGTGAGTTGGACATGCTCTTCGACAAGATGCAGGACGAACTGGAAGAGACAGGCGAAGCCAGTCCTGAGAGCATCGAACGGTTTCACTCGTTTTGTGATGCATACGGCGAGAAGGTCGATCGCATCGGCCGGTTCATTCGCGTCATGGAGGCTCGTACAGCCTATTGCAAGGCCGAGGCGGCTCGACTCGTTGCGAGAGGCAAGATTGCCGAGAACAAGGTTGAACAGACCAAGTTGCTCATTCTCTACTACCTGCAAAGCCGCGAGATTACTAGGATGGAAGGGAAGCAGTTCACCCTCCGCTGCCAGAAGAACTCGCAGGACTCGGTGCGCATCAGCGATCCCGAACTGATTCCGTTGCGACTAAAGCGAATTGAGGCCCACTTCGACGGTGGCACCTGGGAACGCATCGTTGCGGCGCTCCCGGATGAACTGAAATCCATCCTGAACGCGAGTGTTCAGGACATCATTCCGATGAATGACGCAATCAAGCAGGCCTTCGCTCAGGGAGATGCAGTCGATGGAGCGACAGTTACACGGGGGCATCACGTCCGGGTTGCATGA
- a CDS encoding helicase-related protein, with translation MPRIFDNIESNLLPALRTTLNVADRSDFCVGYFNLRGWKAIDDLIEKWPGGPGKQCRLLVGMQRPPHEELRAAFSLIPGDDKLDNQTVARLKKRLAEDFRSQLTFGVPTNADEAALRRLSAQLKAGRVVVKLFLRHTLHAKLYLLFRSDPINPIVGFLGSSNLTLSGLSHQGELNLDVMDHDAGKKLAGWFEDRWIDHWCVDITAELIQIIDESWAREEIPPPYQIYVKMAYHLAQEARAGLSEFRIPSEFGHRLFDYQVAAVKIAAHHLNKRGGVLIGDVVGLGKTLMATALAKIFQDDHFTETLIICPKNLVKMWEEYVSQYRLLAKVLSVTAAARELPELRRYRVVLIDESHNLRNREGKRYRVIQEYIQENESKCILLSATPYNKTYLDLSSQLRLFLPDDKNLTIRPERLLRELGETEFIRRHQCDVHSLAAFEKSGYADDWRELMRRYMVRRTRSFIQDNYADTDTSTGRRYLTFEDGSRSYFPERVPKTVKFRIDERDPSDQYAMYYAADAVGAINALTLPRYGLGNYVAPRPDKAATATEARQLQNLSRAGKRLMGFCRTNLFKRLESSGSAFQQSIERHILRNHIFLFAIENGLPLPLGTQDSGLLDTGNYDEDVDDETASADMFDDNNEDDPKASLRPLHLRSAEDFARRAEEAYRAYANQFKNRFKWLRADLFVSSLAKDLASDAASLLVILGRCGEWNPDKDAKLAALYKLLTEEHPNEKVIVFTQFADTVRYLETQLRARGLPRLAGVTGEAEDPTSYAWRFSPVSNNKRDRVSENEELRILVATDVLSEGQNLQDGSIIVNFDLPWAIIRLIQRAGRVDRIGQKSEKILCYSFLPAEGVENLIRLRARVRQRLHENAEVVGTDEAFFEDERERQKLFDLYHEKAGILDGETDTEVDLASYAYQIWKNAIDRFPELQKTIPAMPPVVFSTHSHRATEKRPDGVLVYLRTAEGNDALAWVDKAGNNVTESQFEILKAAECSPDAPGLQRQEDHHDLVRKGVAVLVAEEKSVGGQLGRPSGARFRTYERLKRHADLMKGTLWDIPQLAKVIEEIYRFPLRQSAADTLNRQLRSGISDQKLAELTMALQDDDRFCVVQEEEHADEPQIICSLGLTSDNNPKA, from the coding sequence ATGCCACGTATATTCGACAACATCGAGTCTAATCTGCTTCCCGCGCTGCGGACGACGCTGAACGTTGCTGACCGCTCTGATTTTTGTGTCGGCTATTTCAATTTGCGCGGGTGGAAGGCCATTGATGATCTCATCGAAAAATGGCCAGGGGGGCCCGGAAAACAGTGCCGGCTTCTCGTCGGCATGCAACGGCCGCCGCATGAAGAACTGCGTGCGGCTTTTAGCCTTATTCCTGGCGATGACAAATTAGACAACCAAACCGTCGCACGCTTGAAGAAACGCTTGGCTGAAGACTTCCGAAGCCAGCTTACTTTTGGAGTGCCAACGAATGCGGACGAAGCGGCTCTACGCAGGCTTTCCGCACAACTTAAGGCTGGGAGGGTGGTCGTCAAGCTTTTCCTTCGTCATACGTTGCACGCCAAGCTGTATCTCCTCTTTCGTTCAGATCCGATCAACCCTATCGTTGGTTTTCTCGGAAGCAGTAACCTCACGCTTTCGGGACTTTCTCACCAGGGAGAACTGAATCTCGATGTAATGGATCACGATGCAGGCAAGAAGCTAGCCGGGTGGTTCGAAGATCGCTGGATTGACCATTGGTGTGTGGACATCACCGCCGAGTTGATCCAGATTATTGATGAGAGCTGGGCACGTGAGGAAATTCCGCCGCCGTATCAGATCTATGTGAAAATGGCCTACCACTTAGCTCAAGAGGCCCGGGCAGGACTTTCTGAGTTCCGAATACCATCAGAATTTGGCCACAGGCTTTTCGATTACCAGGTCGCTGCCGTTAAGATAGCCGCTCATCATTTAAACAAGCGCGGCGGGGTTCTGATCGGTGACGTGGTCGGTCTCGGAAAAACGCTGATGGCAACCGCTCTGGCTAAAATTTTTCAGGATGATCACTTCACCGAAACTCTCATCATCTGTCCGAAGAACCTAGTCAAGATGTGGGAAGAGTATGTGTCGCAGTATCGACTCCTAGCGAAAGTTCTCTCCGTGACCGCCGCGGCGCGGGAACTGCCCGAGCTGCGACGTTATCGAGTGGTACTGATCGACGAGAGCCACAATTTGCGTAATCGTGAGGGAAAGAGATATCGAGTAATCCAGGAATACATTCAAGAAAACGAGAGCAAATGTATTTTGTTGTCGGCGACGCCTTACAACAAAACCTATTTGGACTTGTCGAGCCAGCTCCGCTTGTTCTTGCCAGACGATAAGAATCTGACAATCAGGCCGGAACGTCTTTTGCGAGAATTAGGTGAAACCGAGTTTATTCGTCGACATCAATGCGATGTCCACTCTCTGGCCGCATTTGAAAAGAGTGGATATGCAGACGACTGGCGCGAACTAATGCGGCGCTACATGGTACGTCGAACACGAAGCTTCATTCAGGATAACTACGCAGATACCGACACTTCTACGGGTCGCAGATATCTTACGTTCGAGGATGGTTCCCGGTCTTATTTTCCCGAGCGCGTTCCAAAAACCGTAAAGTTTCGCATCGACGAACGAGACCCGTCTGACCAATACGCGATGTACTATGCTGCTGACGCTGTCGGCGCTATCAATGCGCTCACTTTGCCACGCTATGGTCTAGGCAATTATGTTGCCCCCCGGCCCGACAAAGCAGCCACGGCAACGGAGGCTAGGCAGCTTCAAAATCTCTCGCGCGCAGGAAAACGGCTAATGGGATTTTGCAGGACGAATTTATTTAAGCGGCTAGAGAGTAGCGGTTCCGCCTTTCAGCAATCAATCGAGCGGCACATCTTGAGAAATCACATTTTCCTGTTTGCCATCGAAAATGGTTTGCCCCTCCCCTTGGGCACTCAAGACTCTGGCCTTCTCGACACAGGGAACTACGATGAGGACGTTGACGATGAGACCGCCAGCGCTGACATGTTTGATGACAACAACGAAGATGATCCGAAAGCCTCGCTGCGTCCATTGCATCTTAGATCGGCAGAAGATTTTGCCAGACGAGCCGAGGAAGCGTATCGGGCATATGCCAACCAATTCAAGAATCGCTTCAAATGGCTGCGGGCAGATCTTTTCGTCTCGTCTCTTGCCAAGGACCTGGCGAGCGATGCCGCGAGTTTGCTTGTAATTTTGGGCCGATGTGGAGAATGGAATCCTGATAAAGACGCGAAACTTGCAGCGCTATACAAGCTTCTGACAGAAGAACACCCCAATGAGAAGGTCATCGTTTTCACCCAGTTCGCTGACACGGTTCGATATTTGGAGACTCAACTCCGTGCGCGCGGATTACCTCGCCTAGCCGGTGTTACCGGGGAGGCAGAAGACCCCACAAGCTATGCGTGGCGATTCAGTCCCGTCAGTAACAATAAGCGAGATCGAGTCTCCGAGAATGAAGAGCTTCGCATTCTTGTGGCAACCGATGTTCTGAGTGAAGGACAGAATCTACAGGATGGCTCTATCATCGTCAATTTTGACCTACCTTGGGCGATCATTCGTCTCATTCAGCGGGCCGGTCGCGTCGATCGTATTGGACAGAAATCTGAAAAGATACTTTGCTACTCGTTCCTGCCGGCCGAAGGTGTAGAGAATCTGATTAGGCTCCGTGCTCGCGTCCGTCAACGTCTGCACGAGAATGCCGAGGTGGTTGGCACAGATGAAGCGTTTTTTGAAGATGAGAGAGAGAGACAAAAACTCTTTGATCTTTACCATGAAAAGGCTGGGATTCTGGACGGCGAAACCGACACCGAAGTTGATCTCGCCTCTTATGCCTATCAAATTTGGAAAAATGCGATTGATCGGTTTCCTGAATTGCAAAAGACGATCCCCGCCATGCCGCCCGTGGTCTTTTCGACGCACTCCCATAGAGCGACGGAGAAAAGGCCAGACGGCGTTCTAGTGTATCTTCGGACCGCCGAAGGCAACGATGCTCTTGCATGGGTAGACAAGGCGGGTAACAACGTCACTGAGTCTCAATTCGAGATTTTGAAAGCGGCAGAATGCTCACCTGATGCGCCAGGATTACAACGACAAGAGGATCATCACGACCTAGTACGCAAGGGGGTAGCGGTTCTCGTAGCCGAGGAAAAGTCTGTCGGTGGACAACTGGGACGTCCGTCGGGAGCTCGCTTCCGCACATACGAACGACTCAAACGCCATGCGGATCTGATGAAGGGTACATTGTGGGATATCCCGCAACTCGCTAAAGTGATCGAGGAGATTTATCGTTTTCCGTTGCGCCAATCAGCCGCGGATACACTCAACCGCCAGCTGAGATCTGGGATTTCCGATCAGAAGCTGGCTGAACTGACCATGGCACTACAAGACGACGATCGATTCTGCGTGGTTCAGGAAGAAGAACACGCCGATGAACCCCAGATAATCTGCTCGCTCGGGCTTACATCCGACAATAACCCGAAAGCCTGA